The proteins below are encoded in one region of Mycobacterium pseudokansasii:
- a CDS encoding LLM class flavin-dependent oxidoreductase, whose translation MAKLRFGYFIAPFHRAGTNPTLALQRDLEFVEHLDALGFDEAWIGEHHSAGSEIISSPEIFIAAAAERTKRIRLGTGVISLAYHNPLWVADRLMLLDHLTRGRVIGGMGPGSLPTDSSMIGLTPTDTRELLETNLDIVVRLLAGETVTAKTATHQLFDAKLQLAPYSEGGIPLAVAAVASPTGARLAGKYGVGLLSIGATLTIEGFNALSYHWGIVEERAAAFGTRVDRKDWTLVGPFHLAETDEQARADVKFGIEPWFRYFQKIAAFPQMTMSGDRLDEMIDMINENGAGVIGTPDRARAQVQRLWDQSGGFGCMLQMGHEWANPAATKRSAELFAAEVMPHFQGQAQPTLDAAARAGEVRDDLARTQLQAIEHMTKKYHDEVSSTARPESR comes from the coding sequence ATGGCCAAGCTCAGGTTCGGATATTTCATCGCCCCGTTCCACCGCGCGGGCACCAACCCGACGCTGGCCTTGCAACGCGACCTCGAATTCGTCGAACATCTCGACGCCCTGGGCTTCGATGAAGCATGGATCGGCGAGCATCACTCGGCGGGCAGCGAGATCATCAGCTCGCCCGAAATCTTCATTGCCGCCGCCGCAGAACGAACCAAACGGATCCGACTCGGCACCGGGGTCATCTCACTCGCCTACCACAACCCACTGTGGGTCGCCGACCGGTTGATGCTGCTGGATCACCTCACCCGTGGCCGGGTGATCGGTGGTATGGGTCCGGGTTCGCTGCCCACGGATTCGTCCATGATCGGGTTGACGCCCACCGACACCCGGGAGCTTCTGGAAACCAACCTCGACATCGTCGTCCGGCTGCTGGCGGGGGAGACCGTGACCGCCAAAACCGCCACGCACCAACTCTTCGACGCCAAGTTGCAGCTCGCGCCGTATTCCGAGGGCGGCATCCCGCTGGCGGTCGCCGCGGTCGCGTCACCGACCGGCGCGCGGCTGGCCGGCAAGTACGGCGTCGGGCTGTTGTCCATCGGTGCGACGCTGACCATCGAGGGTTTCAATGCGCTGTCGTATCACTGGGGCATCGTCGAGGAACGCGCCGCAGCGTTCGGCACTCGGGTGGACCGCAAGGACTGGACGCTGGTGGGTCCCTTCCACCTCGCCGAGACCGATGAGCAGGCCCGTGCCGACGTGAAATTCGGTATCGAGCCCTGGTTCCGCTATTTCCAGAAGATTGCCGCTTTCCCGCAGATGACCATGTCGGGAGACCGGCTCGACGAAATGATCGACATGATCAATGAAAATGGGGCCGGTGTGATCGGCACCCCCGATCGGGCGCGGGCGCAGGTGCAGCGGTTGTGGGATCAGTCCGGCGGATTCGGCTGCATGCTGCAAATGGGTCACGAGTGGGCCAACCCGGCGGCGACCAAGCGCTCCGCCGAATTGTTTGCCGCCGAAGTAATGCCGCACTTTCAAGGGCAGGCGCAACCGACCCTCGACGCCGCCGCGCGCGCCGGCGAGGTGCGTGACGACCTCGCACGCACCCAGCTGCAGGCCATCGAGCACATGACCAAGAAGTATCACGATGAGGTCAGTTCGACCGCGCGACCCGAAAGTCGTTGA
- a CDS encoding SRPBCC family protein — translation MPGRKFSFEVTKSSSAPAATLFRLVTDGGRWSEWAKPIVLQSSWARQGDPAPGGIGAVRKVGMWPVLVQEETVEYEQDRRHAYRLIAPRTPAKDYHAEVVLTPNASGGTDIRWSGSFTEGIRGTGPAMRAALGGAVKFFAGRLVKAGERESGTAP, via the coding sequence ATGCCGGGACGGAAGTTCTCCTTCGAAGTCACCAAGTCCAGTAGCGCGCCGGCCGCGACACTGTTCCGGCTCGTGACCGACGGTGGGCGATGGTCAGAGTGGGCCAAACCCATCGTCCTGCAATCAAGTTGGGCGCGCCAAGGTGATCCGGCGCCCGGCGGGATCGGAGCCGTCCGCAAGGTCGGCATGTGGCCGGTGCTGGTGCAGGAGGAGACCGTCGAGTACGAGCAGGATCGCCGTCACGCCTACCGGCTGATCGCGCCCCGGACACCGGCCAAGGACTACCACGCGGAGGTCGTCCTCACGCCGAATGCGTCGGGCGGCACCGATATCCGCTGGAGCGGCTCGTTTACCGAGGGCATCCGCGGAACCGGACCGGCGATGCGGGCGGCACTGGGCGGCGCGGTCAAGTTCTTCGCCGGCCGGCTGGTGAAGGCAGGCGAACGCGAGTCCGGTACCGCACCGTAG
- a CDS encoding lysophospholipid acyltransferase family protein, with translation MKPLRILIKPKVYGIENVPTERALLVGNHNTLGLVDAPLLAAELWERGRLVRSLGDHAHFKVPGWRDMLTRMGVVEGTREIASELMRRGELVMVFPGGAREVNKRKNEQYKLVWKNRLGFARLAIQHGYPIVPFASVGAEHGIDIVLDTDSPLLAPSQFLAAKLLGTPDGPPLVRGVGLTPVPRPERQYYWFGEPIDTTEFAGHEADDNAARKVRERAAAAIEKGIELMLAEREADPNRSLVGRLFRSDA, from the coding sequence ATGAAGCCGCTGCGAATACTGATCAAGCCCAAGGTCTATGGCATCGAGAATGTGCCGACCGAACGTGCATTGCTGGTGGGTAACCACAACACGCTCGGCTTGGTCGACGCGCCGTTGCTGGCCGCAGAGCTCTGGGAGCGCGGCAGATTGGTCCGATCCCTCGGCGACCACGCCCACTTCAAGGTTCCGGGGTGGCGCGACATGCTGACGCGGATGGGAGTCGTCGAAGGCACCCGCGAGATTGCCTCGGAACTGATGCGCCGCGGCGAACTGGTCATGGTGTTTCCCGGCGGCGCCCGTGAGGTCAACAAGCGCAAGAACGAGCAGTACAAGTTGGTCTGGAAGAACCGACTCGGGTTCGCGCGGTTGGCAATTCAGCACGGGTATCCGATTGTGCCGTTCGCTTCGGTGGGAGCCGAACACGGCATCGATATCGTGCTCGACACCGATTCCCCCCTGCTGGCGCCGAGCCAGTTTCTGGCTGCCAAGCTGCTCGGCACGCCCGACGGCCCACCGCTGGTTCGCGGCGTGGGGCTGACCCCGGTACCGCGACCCGAGCGGCAGTACTACTGGTTCGGCGAACCGATCGACACCACCGAGTTCGCCGGACACGAAGCCGACGACAACGCTGCCCGTAAGGTGCGCGAGCGTGCGGCCGCCGCGATCGAGAAGGGCATCGAACTGATGCTCGCCGAGCGCGAAGCCGACCCGAACCGATCCCTGGTGGGCCGCCTCTTCCGATCAGACGCTTGA
- a CDS encoding serine hydrolase domain-containing protein, producing the protein MATVLRGMNAQAEVSLSPSATAIPAKPGHARAGRAGKRHRWGPLLAVALLLGGCAGQHTAVSSSTTTTATGAANSGVRVRSQAVLDGAVNAEEPGCSAAVGVEGKVVWTGVRGIADLANGTKITADTVFDIGSVSKQFTATAILLLVNAGRLALGDPLAQYVPDLPDWAATVTVAELMHQTSGIPDYIGLLEEQGYQSTDRTTQAQALQALAAAPELGFRPGAHFEYSNSNYLLLGEIVRRVSGHPLPEFLSTEVFQPLGLAMVVDPVGKIPEKAVSYDKGDNGSQFRVLDSPWEQIGDGAIQTTPSQLVRWADNYRTGTVGGPKLLDEQLAGAVETEPGGGDRYGAGIFSRADGTLEHSGSWAGFITEFRISSDRRTAVAVSCNTEKQDPETMADALGRLWM; encoded by the coding sequence ATGGCGACCGTGTTGCGCGGCATGAACGCTCAAGCTGAGGTGTCGCTGTCTCCTTCCGCGACCGCGATTCCGGCCAAGCCCGGCCACGCCCGGGCAGGTCGTGCCGGCAAGCGACACAGGTGGGGGCCCCTGTTGGCGGTCGCGTTGCTGCTCGGTGGGTGCGCTGGCCAGCACACCGCCGTCAGCTCCTCGACCACCACCACCGCGACCGGCGCCGCCAACTCCGGCGTCAGGGTCCGCAGTCAGGCCGTGTTGGACGGCGCCGTCAACGCCGAGGAGCCGGGTTGCTCGGCTGCGGTGGGCGTGGAGGGGAAAGTGGTCTGGACGGGAGTTCGGGGTATCGCGGACCTGGCGAACGGCACCAAGATCACCGCCGACACCGTTTTCGACATCGGGTCAGTGTCCAAGCAGTTCACCGCTACCGCGATCCTGTTGCTGGTCAATGCGGGGCGGCTAGCCCTGGGCGACCCGCTGGCCCAGTACGTTCCCGACCTGCCGGACTGGGCCGCCACCGTGACGGTGGCCGAACTGATGCACCAAACCAGCGGCATACCCGACTACATCGGACTGCTCGAAGAACAGGGATATCAATCAACCGACCGGACCACCCAGGCTCAAGCGCTGCAAGCGTTGGCCGCGGCGCCGGAGCTGGGATTTCGCCCGGGCGCCCACTTCGAGTACTCCAACTCCAACTACCTGCTGCTGGGTGAGATAGTCCGGCGGGTGTCGGGCCATCCGCTGCCGGAATTCCTGAGCACCGAGGTCTTCCAACCGCTCGGGCTGGCCATGGTGGTCGATCCGGTCGGCAAGATTCCCGAAAAGGCCGTGTCGTATGACAAGGGCGACAACGGTTCCCAGTTCCGGGTGCTGGACTCGCCATGGGAGCAGATCGGTGATGGGGCCATCCAGACCACGCCCAGCCAACTCGTGCGATGGGCGGACAACTACCGAACCGGCACGGTGGGTGGCCCCAAACTGCTCGACGAGCAGCTGGCCGGGGCGGTGGAAACCGAGCCCGGCGGCGGCGACCGCTACGGCGCAGGCATCTTTTCGCGCGCCGACGGCACGCTCGAACACAGCGGCAGCTGGGCGGGGTTCATTACCGAGTTCCGTATCAGCAGCGACCGCCGGACCGCGGTGGCCGTCAGCTGCAACACCGAAAAGCAGGACCCCGAAACCATGGCCGACGCACTGGGGCGTCTCTGGATGTAG
- the lipD gene encoding lipase LipD: MAKPSVLTTDNGLPSGVKGACDSRFAGLIRAFNALFPGRMFGGGALAVYIDGVQVVDVWTGWSDRRGKVPWTADTGAMVFSATKGLAATVIHRLVDRGLLSYDVPVAEYWPEFGANGKSEVTVSDVLRHRAGLSHLKGVGKKEVLDHLLMEEKLAAAPLDHTHKKMAYHAVTYGWLLSGLARAVTGKGMRELFREELALPLDIDGLHLGRPPADSPTTAAQTLLPQANIPTPVLDFVAPKVAGLSFSGLLGSIYFPGIMSMLQGDMPFLDGELPAVNGVVTARGLAKVYGAIANDGVIDGTRLLSSELVSQLRGKPNLTPDLNLGIPFSYHHGYQSSPVPGLLPGYGHIGLGGTLGWADPDTGSSFGYVHNRLLTLLLFDVGSFAGLAPLLSSAISAARRAGPLEVPHLGAPYREADEQEPAS, from the coding sequence ATGGCGAAACCGTCCGTCTTGACCACCGACAATGGCCTGCCGTCCGGCGTGAAAGGTGCCTGCGATTCCCGTTTCGCCGGACTCATCCGGGCGTTTAACGCGCTGTTTCCCGGACGGATGTTCGGCGGCGGAGCGCTGGCGGTCTACATCGACGGTGTGCAGGTCGTGGACGTCTGGACCGGTTGGTCGGATCGGCGTGGCAAAGTGCCATGGACGGCCGACACCGGGGCCATGGTGTTTTCGGCGACCAAGGGGTTGGCCGCGACGGTAATCCACCGCCTGGTCGACCGTGGGCTGCTGTCCTATGACGTGCCGGTCGCCGAATACTGGCCGGAATTCGGGGCGAACGGCAAGTCCGAAGTCACGGTCAGCGACGTGCTGCGGCATCGGGCCGGGTTGTCACACCTCAAGGGGGTGGGCAAGAAGGAAGTGCTGGACCACCTCCTGATGGAGGAGAAGCTGGCCGCGGCGCCGCTGGACCACACCCACAAAAAGATGGCGTATCACGCGGTGACCTACGGATGGTTGCTGTCCGGTCTGGCCCGGGCGGTGACCGGCAAGGGCATGCGGGAGCTGTTCCGTGAAGAGCTCGCCCTCCCGCTCGACATCGACGGTCTGCATCTGGGCCGTCCGCCGGCCGATTCGCCCACCACGGCGGCGCAGACGCTGTTACCGCAGGCGAATATCCCCACGCCGGTGCTCGACTTCGTTGCGCCGAAGGTCGCCGGGCTGTCGTTTTCCGGGTTGCTCGGTTCGATCTACTTCCCGGGCATCATGTCGATGCTGCAGGGCGATATGCCGTTTCTCGACGGCGAGCTTCCGGCGGTCAATGGCGTGGTCACCGCGCGTGGGCTGGCCAAGGTGTACGGCGCGATCGCCAACGACGGCGTCATTGACGGGACCCGGCTGCTGTCCTCTGAGTTGGTCAGCCAACTGCGCGGAAAGCCCAATCTGACACCGGATCTGAACCTGGGGATACCGTTCAGCTATCACCACGGCTACCAGTCGTCGCCGGTGCCGGGACTGCTGCCCGGATACGGCCACATCGGTCTGGGCGGAACCCTTGGCTGGGCCGACCCGGACACCGGCAGCTCGTTCGGCTACGTGCACAACCGTCTGCTGACGCTGTTGCTGTTCGATGTCGGATCGTTCGCCGGGCTGGCGCCGCTGCTGAGCAGCGCCATCTCGGCCGCGCGTCGCGCCGGGCCGCTCGAGGTGCCCCATCTGGGTGCGCCCTACCGGGAGGCCGACGAGCAAGAGCCCGCGTCATAG